CCTCAGCTTCGTTGCTCCCCTGAATCCGGTACTGGTTGAAGGTTGTGGTTGGTCCGGTGTTTCCGGACAGTGGTCGAATCGTATGAGTATTACGCAGTAGATTCTCTGACTCGTGCTGACCGACAGTCTTGAGTATCCGCGCGCAGAAGGAGACCCACCATCCCTTGGTTGGGTTAGATGTCTTGGATTCTCATGGCAGTTGAGGCGAGATTGCTTCGCTGACCAAGAACTCCGCCCGGTTGCTCGGTTTGACCATGCTCACTTAAACCGGAGCGGGGTGAGCGAGGTCGCTGCGTGAGTTCGGTTGGGCCCTCGTGGGTCGAGGCGGGAAACCGTGGGGTACCCGCGCTGCGCGGAAACCACTTCTGCGAAAGTGTTTCCGCGTTGAACAGTGCGGCCCTCAGCACCCGGTCCTCGCCCCACCTCTTCTTGCAGCACCCCACGAGCCACCGAAATCCAAAACAATTTCAGGGCACTGGACTGGCCTAGGTCTTTCGGAGCGGTCGCCAAAGTCATCCTCAAGAACGACCAGCAGGTCCGCAGACTTGAGTGTTCCCATGAAGTATTTGGCGTTTGCTCCCGACTCTCGGGCGCGCGGTGCTGCTCGTTCGCGAGACGCTTGGCTCGTCCCACCGCGGGTGAGCTACGACGACGTATGCGTAGTCCGCGCGGATCCGAGCCAGCGCTCCATACGCATTGGCACACTGCCGGGACGAGGGAAGCCAGCTGGTACCCGCGCGCTGGATTTCGTTGCCCAGTACAACGTCGGCCCTGGAGCGCTCGCGCGGAGGTAGCGCATGACGCAGGCGGCGCTCTTGGCAGAGTAGGTCGTGTCCAAGACCATGTCAGGCAATCCGCTCCGCCAGACCTCGATTGCTTGACGGCCCGATTCGGTTGGCTCCCCGTAGCCGCCGCCGAAGAACGCCGTTTCAACACGAAATTTCCGCGACAACTCTTCCCGGCTGCAAACCAAAGCCGCTTCCCCGGTGAGCGCGGCGAGGTGTTGTGACGTCTGAACGGCTAGATCGAGGATCCTCCACGGCGCGGTCACCGGCCAAGGCGTGACACGAACGCTGTGCAGCTGCGGAATGGTATCCCGAAATGCGACACCCAGGCGTGCGGCGAGCTGCAGGCCCACCAGGAGGCCCGCCGAAGTACAACACGACCCGACGCCGACGACGATACGACGGGGAGCGGGACACTCGCCGCGAGCCACTTGCTCCGCCAACTCGAGGCCCGCGGAAACGTACGCGAGGGCGCCAAGGGGAGTGGCGCCCCCGGGCACCATCACCTCCGCCACGCCCCCACGCCGCCGCTCAGCGCGGCGCGCCAGAACGATCCCCAACGGCAACGCCGACCAGTGTGGGAGACAGATCACGTCGGGCTCGAGGCTCAGGATCCACTTCAGATTCTCGTGCGCGGCATCCGACTGGGGCTGCGGATACAATACCACGCCGCCCTCCAGCCCAAGCCTCGCTCCGTGGAGTAGGGCTGCGACGGCATGGTTCGAGCCAAAGGCTCCCGTTGAGTAGACTCGCGTCGCCCCGTGCTTCCGCGCGGACCCGAGAAGCACTTCGAGGGTGCGTACCTTGTTGCCGCCATAGATCGGATGCGACAGGTCGTCCCGCTTCAGCCACAAGTCACCAGTACCCGTCGGCGCGATCTCTCGAGCGAGCTCCCCCGCGGACACCACTGGAGTTGGGAAGAGCCCCAACGCGGTCCAACCCGTGTCGAGCAAGCGCGGGAAGCGAGCAATGAGGGGCCGCGAGTCGATTGCCGACGCGTTGGCAACCCTGGTCCCGTCAGCCTGGCTCACACCGCACAGGGTAGCCCCTGAGCGCGGCTGGCCGAAGCTCTATTCGAGGTCGTCTTCCGCCCCGTCACTCGGGCGAGGCTCCAGAGGCGCCTGGTCTTCACCCTCTGGGGCCCCCGCGTCGGGCTCTTCGGGCTCCGGGCAGCGATCCCCGGTGTAGCCCTCGAAGCCCTTCGGGATCTTGCACGGGTGAACCTTCACGATGCGGGTGCGCGGCTTGTAGACAACCTTGCGGCCTTCCTCGTTCTTTTTTCCGTCAGGATACGTGATGATACGCGTAGCCACGACGGACCACCCGTCCATTCCCCCGTAGAGGACTTTCTCCTTCTCGGGGTCCAGCTTGTCATCGGCCTCGTACTCCACGTCAGGCTTCACGATGTCGAAGCGACGACTGACGATCCTCCGCACCTTCCGGCCGCCGTTGTCGCCGAAGATCTTCACGCGAATGAATGTGGACCCATACTCGGTCTTGATGAGCATGCCGGCCTGAGTGTCATTCCTGAAGATCAGGTCCGGCACGGGGAACGAGAGCGTTGCCTCGTGACCCTCCGGATAGCGCGTGAAATAGTAGCTATGAGGCTGACGCTGGATGATCTCATACGCTCCGTCGAGCACGGCGTTGAACATCGTGGTCGCGAACTGCGAAATCCCGCCGCCGTAGCTATCCACCATTTCCCCACGAGAAATCGTCGGAGCCTCGACGAAGCCTTTGCCGTGGGTACGCGGGCCAATGTACTCGTTCACGCTGAAGCGCTCTCCCGGCTTGACGATCGTGTCGTTCAGCAGGTCAGCGATCAGGTGGATGTTCTGCACGCGTTTCTGGCAACACGCATGGTACGTCGTGAAGCTCGAGACGAGTCCCTTGATGCCCAGCGCCTCAGCGTCTTGGGTGGTGAACGAAGGTGGCGCGCTACGCTGAATGGGTAGTTTACCAGTGTCCTGCCCCGCCCGCGCCGCAGCTTCGAGTTCCCGAGCAACCGCAGTCGCGTCGAGCAAGGTACCCGGCCGTGAGGGTTCGATCTTCACCCGATCCCCTTCGGCGACAAACCGCGCGTTCTTGGGCTCATCCTCGAGATTCTTGCGTAGTGGCTCGAGTTTCTTCTCCACTGCGGTTGGATCGAAGTAGACCTCGAGGCCCCCCGCCGACGCCGGTCGGGTGCGAACGCTCGACTTGAGTTCCCGTACGGTAAATTTTACCTCAGCATCTTCCTCGGTGTTTTCCAGACGGATTGGCTGCTTGACCAGCGAGTTCGCCAGCGCCAGCGCCGCGTCAACCTCTGCGGCGGTCACCTTCGCCTCCCGCCGCACGAGCTCCGCCCTGGCGAAGCGCGCGCCGTGCGCGGAGCCATCAGCTAGCGCCTCCAACACGGCTTCACGGGTCGCGGCGTGGTCGACCACCCAACCCGCAGCAGGCGGCTTGCTCACCAGTCGATCGCCTTGGAGCACGATCGCGCCCTCGAAGGGCGGCTGGGCAAGCGCTGCCTGCTCGAGACGGGTCAGCTCAGCGTCGAAGCGCGCGTCATCCAGGCTGACCACGAGGTTCACAGAGTGCCCCTTGGCGAAAGAGCCGAGCCACCAGACGAACTGCGAGCCCACGCCCCCGGAACGCCCGGCGGCCAGCGCTTGATCCACGCTCTGTTCCAGATCACAGCGGGCGCCGATCGCCTCAGCATCCAGCTCCAAGAGATTCGCTCCAATCCCGAGCTTGAGCTGACCTTGCTCGACGCGCTTTCCCAGAGGCTCCACCTGGGCCTTCGCTTCGCCTCGATCGAGCCCCGAGAGCGCCACGGACCCGAGGCTCACTCCTCGCTGAACCTCTCCTAGACTGAACAGGCGGTCGACACCGAACCCCAGGAGCGGGATCACGCAAGGCAGAACACCCAGCGCGAGCCACAGCCAACGTCGGCGGGGGCGCACAGCCACGGGCAGCGGCTCCGCCGCGGAACTCACCTCGGGCGAGTCTGCGCTCGGTTCTAGCGTCGGCGCATCGCCTTCTGAAGCGGACACGGCCCGTTTATAGCGGCAGATGCGCTGAAGCCAAGCTCCACGGGCAATTCGCGCCCGGGAGGGCGCGCCCGGGAGGCGCGAACAAACAATCAGGGCGCGCCCGGGAGGCGCGAACAAACAACCAGGGCGCCTGGAAAGTCCCAAAGCGAGGCATCTCGCGACGGCGTCCCGGCCCCGGCGCACGCGAGACTTGCTCGTGAATTGCCTGCCTGGTCTATAGTCGGGCGGAGCTATGCAGCGAGGAAGGAACCAAGCCATGAGTCAGGCAACGGCCGGGGGCCAGGGCAGCGGAATGATCGCCAAAGAGCGTGGATGGGTGCGTGCAACGCGATGGCTCCTCCTGGGAGGTGTCGCCGCCGCGACCGTGCTGGTTTCAGGCTGTTCCCAGAAGAACCAGGACAAGTGCAACGAAGCGCTTCAGGTGACTCGCCAGAGCATCACGTCCAAGGACTTCAACCTCGCGCGCCAGTGGCGCGAGCGTGCCTACACCTACTGTGAAGCAGCGTCCGCGAGCGCTCTGGACGGTGAGATCACCGCCGCAGAAAAGGCCGAGCTCGACGCAGAGGCAAAGAAGAAGGCGCGTCAAGCAACGGCGGACGCCATCACCGCGCTGGTGAAGCAGCTCGCTGAACAGGGCAAGGACGACGCGAGCAAGATCGCCAAGAGCGCAACTTGCCCTGACAAGAAAGAGAAGAAGGAAGGCTGGTGCGACGCCACGC
This Polyangiaceae bacterium DNA region includes the following protein-coding sequences:
- a CDS encoding pyridoxal-phosphate dependent enzyme, producing MSQADGTRVANASAIDSRPLIARFPRLLDTGWTALGLFPTPVVSAGELAREIAPTGTGDLWLKRDDLSHPIYGGNKVRTLEVLLGSARKHGATRVYSTGAFGSNHAVAALLHGARLGLEGGVVLYPQPQSDAAHENLKWILSLEPDVICLPHWSALPLGIVLARRAERRRGGVAEVMVPGGATPLGALAYVSAGLELAEQVARGECPAPRRIVVGVGSCCTSAGLLVGLQLAARLGVAFRDTIPQLHSVRVTPWPVTAPWRILDLAVQTSQHLAALTGEAALVCSREELSRKFRVETAFFGGGYGEPTESGRQAIEVWRSGLPDMVLDTTYSAKSAACVMRYLRASAPGPTLYWATKSSARVPAGFPRPGSVPMRMERWLGSARTTHTSS
- a CDS encoding VanW family protein; amino-acid sequence: MSASEGDAPTLEPSADSPEVSSAAEPLPVAVRPRRRWLWLALGVLPCVIPLLGFGVDRLFSLGEVQRGVSLGSVALSGLDRGEAKAQVEPLGKRVEQGQLKLGIGANLLELDAEAIGARCDLEQSVDQALAAGRSGGVGSQFVWWLGSFAKGHSVNLVVSLDDARFDAELTRLEQAALAQPPFEGAIVLQGDRLVSKPPAAGWVVDHAATREAVLEALADGSAHGARFARAELVRREAKVTAAEVDAALALANSLVKQPIRLENTEEDAEVKFTVRELKSSVRTRPASAGGLEVYFDPTAVEKKLEPLRKNLEDEPKNARFVAEGDRVKIEPSRPGTLLDATAVARELEAAARAGQDTGKLPIQRSAPPSFTTQDAEALGIKGLVSSFTTYHACCQKRVQNIHLIADLLNDTIVKPGERFSVNEYIGPRTHGKGFVEAPTISRGEMVDSYGGGISQFATTMFNAVLDGAYEIIQRQPHSYYFTRYPEGHEATLSFPVPDLIFRNDTQAGMLIKTEYGSTFIRVKIFGDNGGRKVRRIVSRRFDIVKPDVEYEADDKLDPEKEKVLYGGMDGWSVVATRIITYPDGKKNEEGRKVVYKPRTRIVKVHPCKIPKGFEGYTGDRCPEPEEPDAGAPEGEDQAPLEPRPSDGAEDDLE